From the genome of Carassius gibelio isolate Cgi1373 ecotype wild population from Czech Republic chromosome A16, carGib1.2-hapl.c, whole genome shotgun sequence, one region includes:
- the LOC128030678 gene encoding zinc finger protein ZFAT isoform X1, with product MMDTEQADGSSVFMCKICNLFSPSKPLLLSHVTETHSNEGGDPDSFIIALKPLTTQEPQNSEVVLKRKRGRPKGSTKKVQPEKVQKITPNQQEKESTAIHPLAGEPSEDGSDLECKRCNRVFSNRRQISKHICFVGLKEAAEEEEYGNNTDANKISDGEEEKERTPKKARAMRTDKPSSAKDPESASGNKNPIISVVLTNHEAMPGASKIVPIEAAPAEPSTQTVADAGSQEGAMKRGYQEYAIQQAAYEAPLKSNRLGQTQLKIFTCEYCNKVFKFKHSLQAHLRIHTNEKPFKCPQCDYASAIKANLSVHIRKHTGEKFSCELCSFNCLSKGHLKVHVERVHKKIKQHCRFCKKKYSDVKNLLKHIRETHDMSDKKVQDSYNEYSLQTREGKRQLLYNCQICDRKFKNELERDRHMMVHGNKRPFGCELCDHGSTKFQALQAHIRKHPFIYVCAVCQEKFVSSVRLKSHLREFHPESDEPSAFADSINSSFCLLKPGDDIQKDMLNQDELKITEELSQLNAQELLTTEMTCLGQEDLQTQCSDSLVVESDLLVQNSQDGNPVSDSMNKIDTSAVAQTQEMVCEDEINSQRLQECCMTEDQNPAQETAPLTPEKPQTHSEQLVSNDTFPQTEKEVIVPQTNADEDLLGSELEEISSFKQIVEQMQKRQLNMEVFERIRKVYGDLECEYCGKLFWYQVHYNTHVRTHTKEHLHYCSQCNYSSITKNCLKRHVIQRHSDILLKCPSEGCQYCTPDKYKLQAHLKTHSDIIKRSFICPVCQETVPEDKVRAHIKSNHPDVSLNYISETLGLRVHVKGVIGKRASKCPYCDCFFTRNGADLQQHIWAHEGLKPYKCSQCDYASRSKSNLKAHMNRHSTEKTHLCDLCGKKFKSKCTLKSHKLMHTADGKQFRCTECDFTAALRPHLLRHMEQHASFKPFRCAHCHYSCNISGSLKRHYNKKHPNAQYINAGTGVSSSETVIEQGGVKCPVCNFVYGTKWEMNRHLKSKHGLKVVETDSLGLNQWEVVESVEEPAMQYLHIAETEGPRGTETAVSALQDLRFNTQNGVVSAAAGDRLDPASVNILQQIIDLGSENHDAAVASVVAMAPGTVTVLEQVEQEEPQANHAMLIQDALQQATVGLGEEHHLVLSSDEMEGIKTVTVYTQEDASQFIVYVQESVQTEETSTV from the exons ATGATGGATACAGAGCAAGCAG ACGGTTCGTCAGTCTTCATGTGCAAAATATGCAACTTGTTCTCTCCCAGTAAACCATTGCTGCTGTCTCATGTTACTGAGACTCACTCAAATGAAGGAGGGGATCCTGACTCTTTTATTATAGCACTTAAGCCTTTAACAACTCAGGAGCCACAGAATTCAG AAGTTGTTTTGAAAAGAAAACGTGGAAGACCAAAAGGCTCTACTAAGAAAGTCCAACCAGAAAAGGTCCAGAAAATAACACCTAATCAGCAGGAGAAAGAGTCCACTGCGATACACCCGCTAGCCGGAGAGCCTAGTGAGGATGGCAGTGATCTGGAGTGCAAGAGATGCAATCGTGTATTCAGCAACAGGAGACAAATCTCCAAACACATTTGCTTTGTAGGACTGAAAGAGGCTGCTGAGGAAGAAGAGTATG GTAATAATACTGATGCAAATAAAATCAGTGATGgagaagaggagaaagagaggacaCCAAAGAAAGCTCGAGCGATGCGGACAGATAAGCCGTCCAGTGCAAAGGACCCAGAATCAGCAAGCGGCAACAAAAACCCTATTATTAGTGTGGTCCTTACTAATCACGAGGCCATGCCTG GTGCCTCTAAAATAGTTCCTATCGAAGCAGCTCCAGCTGAACCATCCACCCAGACTGTTGCAGACGCAGGTTCCCAGGAGGGAGCGATGAAAAGGGGATACCAGGAATATGCCATTCAGCAAGCTGCTTATGAAGCACCCCTCAAATCAAACAG GTTAGGACAGACACAGCTTAAAATCTTCACATGTGAATACTGCAATAAAGTCTTCAAgttcaaacattcactgcagGCTCACTTAAGAATCCACACCAATGAGAAACCATTCAAGTGCCCGCAGTGTGACTACGCCAGCGCTATCAAGGCCAATCTTAGTGTTCATATACGGAAACACACCGGCGAGAAATTCAGCTGTGAGCTGTGCTCATTTAATTGCCTCAGTAAAGGACACCTCAAAGTGCACGTGGAGCGAGTGCACAAAAAGATCAAGCAGCACTGCCGATTCTGCAAGAAGAAATACTCTGACGTGAAGAACCTTCTTAAACACATCCGCGAGACTCACGACATGAGCGACAAGAAAGTACAGGACTCCTACAATGAGTACAGCCTCCAGACCAGGGAGGGCAAGAGACAGCTTCTGTACAACTGTCAAATATGCGACCGCAAGTTCAAGAACGAGCTTGAGCGTGACCGTCACATGATGGTTCATGGCAACAAGAGACCCTTCGGCTGCGAGCTATGCGATCACGGCTCAACCAAATTCCAAGCCTTGCAAGCCCACATCCGAAAGCATCCCTTCATCTACGTGTGTGCCGTTTGCCAGGAAAAGTTTGTCAGCTCTGTGCGGCTTAAGTCGCATCTCAGAGAGTTCCACCCGGAATCTGATGAACCCTCTGCTTTTGCAGACTCCATCAATTCCAGCTTTTGCTTGCTCAAACCAGGCGACGACATTCAGAAGGACATGTTGAATCAGGATGAGCTTAAGATCACAGAAGAGCTGTCGCAGCTCAACGCCCAGGAGCTGTTAACCACAGAAATGACTTGCTTGGGTCAAGAGGACCTTCAAACTCAATGCTCCGATAGTTTAGTGGTGGAGTCAGACCTTCTTGTACAGAACTCACAGGATGGAAATCCTGTTTCAGACAGTATGAATAAGATAGACACGTCTGCCGTAGCACAAACACAAGAGATGGTCTGTGAAGATGAAATCAATTCCCAAAGGCTTCAAGAGTGCTGTATGACAGAAGATCAGAATCCTGCTCAAGAAACTGCACCTTTGACGCCTGAAAAACCCCAAACGCACTCAGAGCAGCTAGTATCAAATGACACATTTCCTCAAACCGAGAAAGAGGTGATTGTGCCACAAACTAACGCCGATGAGGACTTACTCGGTTCAGAGCTAGAAGAAATATCTTCTTTCAAGCAGATTGTAGAGCAGATGCAAAAACGACAGCTGAACATGGAAGTTTTTGAACGGATCCGGAAAGTGTATGGAGACCTTGAATGTGAATACTGTG GGAAGCTTTTCTGGTATCAGGTGCACTACAATACGCATGTGCGAACGCACACCAAAGAGCACCTCCATTACTGTTCTCAGTGCAATTATTCCTCCATCACTAAAAACTGCCTGAAGCGGCATGTCATCCAGAGACACTCGGACATCCTGCTGAAGTGTCCCTCTGAAGGATGCCAGTACTGTACTCCTGACAAATACAAACTTCAGGCTCATCTCAAAACCCATTCGGACATT ATCAAACGAAGTTTTATATGCCCAGTATGTCAAGAGACTGTTCCCGAAGACAAAGTTAGAGCTCATATCAAAAGCAACCATCCGG ATGTGTCGCTGAACTACATCTCGGAAACGTTGGGACTACGTGTACATGTGAAAGGAGTGATCGGGAAACGAGCTTCCAAATGCCCGTACTGTGATTGCTTCTTCACAAGGAATGGGGCAGATCTTCAGCAGCACATATGGGCCCATGAAG GACTGAAACCGTACAAATGTTCACAATGTGATTATGCCTCAAGGAGTAAAAGCAACCTCAAAGCTCACATGAATAGACACAGTACTGAGAAAACACATCTTTGTGACCTCTGCGGAAAAAAGTTCAAGTCTAAATGCACTCTGAAAAGTCATAAGCTCATGCACACAGCAGACG gaAAACAGTTCAGATGTACTGAGTGTGACTTCACTGCTGCACTGAGACCGCATCTCCTTCGTCACATGGAGCAGCATGCTTCTTTCAAA CCTTTCCGTTGTGCACACTGCCACTACTCGTGCAACATCTCAGGCTCTCTGAAAAGACACTATAACAAAAAACATCCCAACGCTCAGTATATCAATGCTGGAACAGGAGTGTCCTCTTCCGAAACTGTGATAGAGCAAG gtGGAGTCAAATGTCCTGTGTGCAATTTCGTTTATGGCACTAAATGGGAAATGAACAGACATCTTAAGAGCAAACATGGTCTCAAAGTAGTGGAGACCGACAGTCTTGGTCTGAATCAGTGGGAG GTAGTGGAGTCAGTGGAGGAGCCGGCCATGCAGTACCTTCACATAGCTGAGACTGAGGGTCCACGAGGAACAGAGACCGCTGTATCAGCTCTGCAGGACCTGCGCTTCAACACACAAAATG GTGTTGTGTCTGCGGCAGCGGGAGACAGACTAGACCCGGCGTCTGTCAACATCCTGCAGCAGATCATTGATCTGGGCTCAGAGAATCATGATGCTGCTGTGGCTTCTGTGGTTGCCATGGCTCCCGGTACAGTTACTGTTCTGGAGCAG
- the LOC128030678 gene encoding zinc finger protein ZFAT isoform X2, whose protein sequence is MCKICNLFSPSKPLLLSHVTETHSNEGGDPDSFIIALKPLTTQEPQNSEVVLKRKRGRPKGSTKKVQPEKVQKITPNQQEKESTAIHPLAGEPSEDGSDLECKRCNRVFSNRRQISKHICFVGLKEAAEEEEYGNNTDANKISDGEEEKERTPKKARAMRTDKPSSAKDPESASGNKNPIISVVLTNHEAMPGASKIVPIEAAPAEPSTQTVADAGSQEGAMKRGYQEYAIQQAAYEAPLKSNRLGQTQLKIFTCEYCNKVFKFKHSLQAHLRIHTNEKPFKCPQCDYASAIKANLSVHIRKHTGEKFSCELCSFNCLSKGHLKVHVERVHKKIKQHCRFCKKKYSDVKNLLKHIRETHDMSDKKVQDSYNEYSLQTREGKRQLLYNCQICDRKFKNELERDRHMMVHGNKRPFGCELCDHGSTKFQALQAHIRKHPFIYVCAVCQEKFVSSVRLKSHLREFHPESDEPSAFADSINSSFCLLKPGDDIQKDMLNQDELKITEELSQLNAQELLTTEMTCLGQEDLQTQCSDSLVVESDLLVQNSQDGNPVSDSMNKIDTSAVAQTQEMVCEDEINSQRLQECCMTEDQNPAQETAPLTPEKPQTHSEQLVSNDTFPQTEKEVIVPQTNADEDLLGSELEEISSFKQIVEQMQKRQLNMEVFERIRKVYGDLECEYCGKLFWYQVHYNTHVRTHTKEHLHYCSQCNYSSITKNCLKRHVIQRHSDILLKCPSEGCQYCTPDKYKLQAHLKTHSDIIKRSFICPVCQETVPEDKVRAHIKSNHPDVSLNYISETLGLRVHVKGVIGKRASKCPYCDCFFTRNGADLQQHIWAHEGLKPYKCSQCDYASRSKSNLKAHMNRHSTEKTHLCDLCGKKFKSKCTLKSHKLMHTADGKQFRCTECDFTAALRPHLLRHMEQHASFKPFRCAHCHYSCNISGSLKRHYNKKHPNAQYINAGTGVSSSETVIEQGGVKCPVCNFVYGTKWEMNRHLKSKHGLKVVETDSLGLNQWEVVESVEEPAMQYLHIAETEGPRGTETAVSALQDLRFNTQNGVVSAAAGDRLDPASVNILQQIIDLGSENHDAAVASVVAMAPGTVTVLEQVEQEEPQANHAMLIQDALQQATVGLGEEHHLVLSSDEMEGIKTVTVYTQEDASQFIVYVQESVQTEETSTV, encoded by the exons ATGTGCAAAATATGCAACTTGTTCTCTCCCAGTAAACCATTGCTGCTGTCTCATGTTACTGAGACTCACTCAAATGAAGGAGGGGATCCTGACTCTTTTATTATAGCACTTAAGCCTTTAACAACTCAGGAGCCACAGAATTCAG AAGTTGTTTTGAAAAGAAAACGTGGAAGACCAAAAGGCTCTACTAAGAAAGTCCAACCAGAAAAGGTCCAGAAAATAACACCTAATCAGCAGGAGAAAGAGTCCACTGCGATACACCCGCTAGCCGGAGAGCCTAGTGAGGATGGCAGTGATCTGGAGTGCAAGAGATGCAATCGTGTATTCAGCAACAGGAGACAAATCTCCAAACACATTTGCTTTGTAGGACTGAAAGAGGCTGCTGAGGAAGAAGAGTATG GTAATAATACTGATGCAAATAAAATCAGTGATGgagaagaggagaaagagaggacaCCAAAGAAAGCTCGAGCGATGCGGACAGATAAGCCGTCCAGTGCAAAGGACCCAGAATCAGCAAGCGGCAACAAAAACCCTATTATTAGTGTGGTCCTTACTAATCACGAGGCCATGCCTG GTGCCTCTAAAATAGTTCCTATCGAAGCAGCTCCAGCTGAACCATCCACCCAGACTGTTGCAGACGCAGGTTCCCAGGAGGGAGCGATGAAAAGGGGATACCAGGAATATGCCATTCAGCAAGCTGCTTATGAAGCACCCCTCAAATCAAACAG GTTAGGACAGACACAGCTTAAAATCTTCACATGTGAATACTGCAATAAAGTCTTCAAgttcaaacattcactgcagGCTCACTTAAGAATCCACACCAATGAGAAACCATTCAAGTGCCCGCAGTGTGACTACGCCAGCGCTATCAAGGCCAATCTTAGTGTTCATATACGGAAACACACCGGCGAGAAATTCAGCTGTGAGCTGTGCTCATTTAATTGCCTCAGTAAAGGACACCTCAAAGTGCACGTGGAGCGAGTGCACAAAAAGATCAAGCAGCACTGCCGATTCTGCAAGAAGAAATACTCTGACGTGAAGAACCTTCTTAAACACATCCGCGAGACTCACGACATGAGCGACAAGAAAGTACAGGACTCCTACAATGAGTACAGCCTCCAGACCAGGGAGGGCAAGAGACAGCTTCTGTACAACTGTCAAATATGCGACCGCAAGTTCAAGAACGAGCTTGAGCGTGACCGTCACATGATGGTTCATGGCAACAAGAGACCCTTCGGCTGCGAGCTATGCGATCACGGCTCAACCAAATTCCAAGCCTTGCAAGCCCACATCCGAAAGCATCCCTTCATCTACGTGTGTGCCGTTTGCCAGGAAAAGTTTGTCAGCTCTGTGCGGCTTAAGTCGCATCTCAGAGAGTTCCACCCGGAATCTGATGAACCCTCTGCTTTTGCAGACTCCATCAATTCCAGCTTTTGCTTGCTCAAACCAGGCGACGACATTCAGAAGGACATGTTGAATCAGGATGAGCTTAAGATCACAGAAGAGCTGTCGCAGCTCAACGCCCAGGAGCTGTTAACCACAGAAATGACTTGCTTGGGTCAAGAGGACCTTCAAACTCAATGCTCCGATAGTTTAGTGGTGGAGTCAGACCTTCTTGTACAGAACTCACAGGATGGAAATCCTGTTTCAGACAGTATGAATAAGATAGACACGTCTGCCGTAGCACAAACACAAGAGATGGTCTGTGAAGATGAAATCAATTCCCAAAGGCTTCAAGAGTGCTGTATGACAGAAGATCAGAATCCTGCTCAAGAAACTGCACCTTTGACGCCTGAAAAACCCCAAACGCACTCAGAGCAGCTAGTATCAAATGACACATTTCCTCAAACCGAGAAAGAGGTGATTGTGCCACAAACTAACGCCGATGAGGACTTACTCGGTTCAGAGCTAGAAGAAATATCTTCTTTCAAGCAGATTGTAGAGCAGATGCAAAAACGACAGCTGAACATGGAAGTTTTTGAACGGATCCGGAAAGTGTATGGAGACCTTGAATGTGAATACTGTG GGAAGCTTTTCTGGTATCAGGTGCACTACAATACGCATGTGCGAACGCACACCAAAGAGCACCTCCATTACTGTTCTCAGTGCAATTATTCCTCCATCACTAAAAACTGCCTGAAGCGGCATGTCATCCAGAGACACTCGGACATCCTGCTGAAGTGTCCCTCTGAAGGATGCCAGTACTGTACTCCTGACAAATACAAACTTCAGGCTCATCTCAAAACCCATTCGGACATT ATCAAACGAAGTTTTATATGCCCAGTATGTCAAGAGACTGTTCCCGAAGACAAAGTTAGAGCTCATATCAAAAGCAACCATCCGG ATGTGTCGCTGAACTACATCTCGGAAACGTTGGGACTACGTGTACATGTGAAAGGAGTGATCGGGAAACGAGCTTCCAAATGCCCGTACTGTGATTGCTTCTTCACAAGGAATGGGGCAGATCTTCAGCAGCACATATGGGCCCATGAAG GACTGAAACCGTACAAATGTTCACAATGTGATTATGCCTCAAGGAGTAAAAGCAACCTCAAAGCTCACATGAATAGACACAGTACTGAGAAAACACATCTTTGTGACCTCTGCGGAAAAAAGTTCAAGTCTAAATGCACTCTGAAAAGTCATAAGCTCATGCACACAGCAGACG gaAAACAGTTCAGATGTACTGAGTGTGACTTCACTGCTGCACTGAGACCGCATCTCCTTCGTCACATGGAGCAGCATGCTTCTTTCAAA CCTTTCCGTTGTGCACACTGCCACTACTCGTGCAACATCTCAGGCTCTCTGAAAAGACACTATAACAAAAAACATCCCAACGCTCAGTATATCAATGCTGGAACAGGAGTGTCCTCTTCCGAAACTGTGATAGAGCAAG gtGGAGTCAAATGTCCTGTGTGCAATTTCGTTTATGGCACTAAATGGGAAATGAACAGACATCTTAAGAGCAAACATGGTCTCAAAGTAGTGGAGACCGACAGTCTTGGTCTGAATCAGTGGGAG GTAGTGGAGTCAGTGGAGGAGCCGGCCATGCAGTACCTTCACATAGCTGAGACTGAGGGTCCACGAGGAACAGAGACCGCTGTATCAGCTCTGCAGGACCTGCGCTTCAACACACAAAATG GTGTTGTGTCTGCGGCAGCGGGAGACAGACTAGACCCGGCGTCTGTCAACATCCTGCAGCAGATCATTGATCTGGGCTCAGAGAATCATGATGCTGCTGTGGCTTCTGTGGTTGCCATGGCTCCCGGTACAGTTACTGTTCTGGAGCAG
- the LOC128030678 gene encoding zinc finger protein ZFAT isoform X3, giving the protein MRTDKPSSAKDPESASGNKNPIISVVLTNHEAMPGASKIVPIEAAPAEPSTQTVADAGSQEGAMKRGYQEYAIQQAAYEAPLKSNRLGQTQLKIFTCEYCNKVFKFKHSLQAHLRIHTNEKPFKCPQCDYASAIKANLSVHIRKHTGEKFSCELCSFNCLSKGHLKVHVERVHKKIKQHCRFCKKKYSDVKNLLKHIRETHDMSDKKVQDSYNEYSLQTREGKRQLLYNCQICDRKFKNELERDRHMMVHGNKRPFGCELCDHGSTKFQALQAHIRKHPFIYVCAVCQEKFVSSVRLKSHLREFHPESDEPSAFADSINSSFCLLKPGDDIQKDMLNQDELKITEELSQLNAQELLTTEMTCLGQEDLQTQCSDSLVVESDLLVQNSQDGNPVSDSMNKIDTSAVAQTQEMVCEDEINSQRLQECCMTEDQNPAQETAPLTPEKPQTHSEQLVSNDTFPQTEKEVIVPQTNADEDLLGSELEEISSFKQIVEQMQKRQLNMEVFERIRKVYGDLECEYCGKLFWYQVHYNTHVRTHTKEHLHYCSQCNYSSITKNCLKRHVIQRHSDILLKCPSEGCQYCTPDKYKLQAHLKTHSDIIKRSFICPVCQETVPEDKVRAHIKSNHPDVSLNYISETLGLRVHVKGVIGKRASKCPYCDCFFTRNGADLQQHIWAHEGLKPYKCSQCDYASRSKSNLKAHMNRHSTEKTHLCDLCGKKFKSKCTLKSHKLMHTADGKQFRCTECDFTAALRPHLLRHMEQHASFKPFRCAHCHYSCNISGSLKRHYNKKHPNAQYINAGTGVSSSETVIEQGGVKCPVCNFVYGTKWEMNRHLKSKHGLKVVETDSLGLNQWEVVESVEEPAMQYLHIAETEGPRGTETAVSALQDLRFNTQNGVVSAAAGDRLDPASVNILQQIIDLGSENHDAAVASVVAMAPGTVTVLEQVEQEEPQANHAMLIQDALQQATVGLGEEHHLVLSSDEMEGIKTVTVYTQEDASQFIVYVQESVQTEETSTV; this is encoded by the exons ATGCGGACAGATAAGCCGTCCAGTGCAAAGGACCCAGAATCAGCAAGCGGCAACAAAAACCCTATTATTAGTGTGGTCCTTACTAATCACGAGGCCATGCCTG GTGCCTCTAAAATAGTTCCTATCGAAGCAGCTCCAGCTGAACCATCCACCCAGACTGTTGCAGACGCAGGTTCCCAGGAGGGAGCGATGAAAAGGGGATACCAGGAATATGCCATTCAGCAAGCTGCTTATGAAGCACCCCTCAAATCAAACAG GTTAGGACAGACACAGCTTAAAATCTTCACATGTGAATACTGCAATAAAGTCTTCAAgttcaaacattcactgcagGCTCACTTAAGAATCCACACCAATGAGAAACCATTCAAGTGCCCGCAGTGTGACTACGCCAGCGCTATCAAGGCCAATCTTAGTGTTCATATACGGAAACACACCGGCGAGAAATTCAGCTGTGAGCTGTGCTCATTTAATTGCCTCAGTAAAGGACACCTCAAAGTGCACGTGGAGCGAGTGCACAAAAAGATCAAGCAGCACTGCCGATTCTGCAAGAAGAAATACTCTGACGTGAAGAACCTTCTTAAACACATCCGCGAGACTCACGACATGAGCGACAAGAAAGTACAGGACTCCTACAATGAGTACAGCCTCCAGACCAGGGAGGGCAAGAGACAGCTTCTGTACAACTGTCAAATATGCGACCGCAAGTTCAAGAACGAGCTTGAGCGTGACCGTCACATGATGGTTCATGGCAACAAGAGACCCTTCGGCTGCGAGCTATGCGATCACGGCTCAACCAAATTCCAAGCCTTGCAAGCCCACATCCGAAAGCATCCCTTCATCTACGTGTGTGCCGTTTGCCAGGAAAAGTTTGTCAGCTCTGTGCGGCTTAAGTCGCATCTCAGAGAGTTCCACCCGGAATCTGATGAACCCTCTGCTTTTGCAGACTCCATCAATTCCAGCTTTTGCTTGCTCAAACCAGGCGACGACATTCAGAAGGACATGTTGAATCAGGATGAGCTTAAGATCACAGAAGAGCTGTCGCAGCTCAACGCCCAGGAGCTGTTAACCACAGAAATGACTTGCTTGGGTCAAGAGGACCTTCAAACTCAATGCTCCGATAGTTTAGTGGTGGAGTCAGACCTTCTTGTACAGAACTCACAGGATGGAAATCCTGTTTCAGACAGTATGAATAAGATAGACACGTCTGCCGTAGCACAAACACAAGAGATGGTCTGTGAAGATGAAATCAATTCCCAAAGGCTTCAAGAGTGCTGTATGACAGAAGATCAGAATCCTGCTCAAGAAACTGCACCTTTGACGCCTGAAAAACCCCAAACGCACTCAGAGCAGCTAGTATCAAATGACACATTTCCTCAAACCGAGAAAGAGGTGATTGTGCCACAAACTAACGCCGATGAGGACTTACTCGGTTCAGAGCTAGAAGAAATATCTTCTTTCAAGCAGATTGTAGAGCAGATGCAAAAACGACAGCTGAACATGGAAGTTTTTGAACGGATCCGGAAAGTGTATGGAGACCTTGAATGTGAATACTGTG GGAAGCTTTTCTGGTATCAGGTGCACTACAATACGCATGTGCGAACGCACACCAAAGAGCACCTCCATTACTGTTCTCAGTGCAATTATTCCTCCATCACTAAAAACTGCCTGAAGCGGCATGTCATCCAGAGACACTCGGACATCCTGCTGAAGTGTCCCTCTGAAGGATGCCAGTACTGTACTCCTGACAAATACAAACTTCAGGCTCATCTCAAAACCCATTCGGACATT ATCAAACGAAGTTTTATATGCCCAGTATGTCAAGAGACTGTTCCCGAAGACAAAGTTAGAGCTCATATCAAAAGCAACCATCCGG ATGTGTCGCTGAACTACATCTCGGAAACGTTGGGACTACGTGTACATGTGAAAGGAGTGATCGGGAAACGAGCTTCCAAATGCCCGTACTGTGATTGCTTCTTCACAAGGAATGGGGCAGATCTTCAGCAGCACATATGGGCCCATGAAG GACTGAAACCGTACAAATGTTCACAATGTGATTATGCCTCAAGGAGTAAAAGCAACCTCAAAGCTCACATGAATAGACACAGTACTGAGAAAACACATCTTTGTGACCTCTGCGGAAAAAAGTTCAAGTCTAAATGCACTCTGAAAAGTCATAAGCTCATGCACACAGCAGACG gaAAACAGTTCAGATGTACTGAGTGTGACTTCACTGCTGCACTGAGACCGCATCTCCTTCGTCACATGGAGCAGCATGCTTCTTTCAAA CCTTTCCGTTGTGCACACTGCCACTACTCGTGCAACATCTCAGGCTCTCTGAAAAGACACTATAACAAAAAACATCCCAACGCTCAGTATATCAATGCTGGAACAGGAGTGTCCTCTTCCGAAACTGTGATAGAGCAAG gtGGAGTCAAATGTCCTGTGTGCAATTTCGTTTATGGCACTAAATGGGAAATGAACAGACATCTTAAGAGCAAACATGGTCTCAAAGTAGTGGAGACCGACAGTCTTGGTCTGAATCAGTGGGAG GTAGTGGAGTCAGTGGAGGAGCCGGCCATGCAGTACCTTCACATAGCTGAGACTGAGGGTCCACGAGGAACAGAGACCGCTGTATCAGCTCTGCAGGACCTGCGCTTCAACACACAAAATG GTGTTGTGTCTGCGGCAGCGGGAGACAGACTAGACCCGGCGTCTGTCAACATCCTGCAGCAGATCATTGATCTGGGCTCAGAGAATCATGATGCTGCTGTGGCTTCTGTGGTTGCCATGGCTCCCGGTACAGTTACTGTTCTGGAGCAG